GTGCCTTCGAAAATCATGCTGATTTCGCCTGTGGAAGTATTCTCGACAATCATATAGTCAAGACCAGATGCTTTGTTATATTCACCTGCTCTGACTTCGTATTTGGTGCCATTAACATTGATATTACTAAGTTCTCCAGGGTGCTTATAAACCCATTTACCACTTAACTCTATTAAATCTACATCTGATGTTTTTAGTTTTTCTGGCATAGTCTAATCTCCCTTTTATTTAATGATTCCTTCTACATCTACACTTTCTCCATCTGGTAATCCCACTCGATCAACAATAAAATTCTTATAAATCAAAACTGCATATCTCCCTTTAGGAATTCCTTCTTCTTGTTTAATTTCATTTGCTAAATTATCCGCGACTCCTTGCTCAGGGAGCTTGTTTCCTCTAACAAAAAATTTCATTGGAATTGATATGTTTTTACTTGTAGGATCATCTTTTTCAAAAAGTTTCTTTAATTCCTCTGCCGAAATTTTTGGGTTTTCTAAGTAAGCATTATAGACACTTGGGTAGTCTAAGGCGAAAATTGAAAGAAAATAGTAATTACTGGTATATCCATCAGATGCAGTTTTATCAATTGCCTCCGCTCGCATTCCTAATAAGTTATTTTCTTTCGCAATTTTTTCAGCAAAGACATCTAGATTTTTAAATTCTTCTTCATATGCCTTTGCGTATAACCCCCCAACGATTGCTTTTTCTACTTCCCCCTCATCACTTCTTGCATTCCCAACTTCATCTTTATTTAAAATCAAACCTACAATTACATATGTATGAAACTGAATAGGCTCCTCACTTTCTACCATGACAACTGCCGCATTACGCGCGGGCACTACATTATTCACTTTTACATCTGTTTTATATGTGTTCTTCATATAATTTATCGCTTCTTGCTTAATTTCTTCTTCATGTTCCTTTACTCTTTCTGCTGATTTATTTCCATCCACAAATGATAATCCTTGACCCACGTAATCCTGCACAAGCGTAGTGCCTTCCTGCGCTTTTTCTTGGTCTGTTTTTTCATTCATATTGAAACATCCTCCCAGTAATAATATACTTGCTAACAAACCGATGATTTTTTTCTTCATTTGTTCTCCTATCTGCTTTTGTATTTTCTCTTTGGTATTTTCCTCATTTATTAGAACGCTTAAATCACTATAAATTCAACTAATATAAACAAAATATAGTTCAAAAACTTCATGATATTATCGTTACATCACTCTAAAATTATATCATAAATTCACAAAGTGAGATGTGACAGAACAACGAACAACTCATCTGTAAAAGCTGATATAGTTCATTTTTAAGCAGGCTATTTTTATAAAAAGATGATTTTTTCACAATACATACTTTAATTGATAAATTCTTCAAGTTTAATTCCCCACTGATTTTCTTCAAAAAAAATAGACTACCCATCCCCTAACAATTCAAGAGGAAAAATAGTCTAAATAAATATATTTCAGTTTTTTTGCTGTTTTTTTAATTGTATCGCTAAAAACATTTCAACTGCTGCGACAACTAAAAAAATAATTTGTAAAATAAATACATAGCCGATAATCAGTAACTGTACAATCATCCAAACTGCGAGCACGGCCGCTGCTGCAAACATAACTTCTTTCGTTCGTGGTAATTTTTTCAGCAAATAAATGAGTGCTGCTAAATGGAATAATCCAACAAATACGAATAAAAATATGCCTGGTACTAAATAATCCACGAACGGTGAACCATCAAGTAATCCAGTTGAAAGAGAAAGCAAACCACCACTTGGCATGAAAACCATGGATAAGCCACCATAAATTGCTCCTATTGCTGTAAAACCAACTATTATAATACTACTTATACGTGTCCAGTTCATGGCGTTCTCCTAGTCGTTTTTCTAGTAGTATACCACGAAAATTATCATTCTGCCGCTTTTCTTCGTTTTATTTTTTTGATTAAATCGATCAATACGAAAACCGCAATACCGCATGCGACAACTGTAGTAAGATACCAAGCTGGACCAGATTCTGCGCGTACTCCTAGCCAATAAGTCACT
The sequence above is drawn from the Listeria monocytogenes genome and encodes:
- a CDS encoding DUF1672 family protein, translating into MKKKIIGLLASILLLGGCFNMNEKTDQEKAQEGTTLVQDYVGQGLSFVDGNKSAERVKEHEEEIKQEAINYMKNTYKTDVKVNNVVPARNAAVVMVESEEPIQFHTYVIVGLILNKDEVGNARSDEGEVEKAIVGGLYAKAYEEEFKNLDVFAEKIAKENNLLGMRAEAIDKTASDGYTSNYYFLSIFALDYPSVYNAYLENPKISAEELKKLFEKDDPTSKNISIPMKFFVRGNKLPEQGVADNLANEIKQEEGIPKGRYAVLIYKNFIVDRVGLPDGESVDVEGIIK